In Paenibacillus sp. G2S3, a single window of DNA contains:
- a CDS encoding glycoside hydrolase family 32 protein: MSTIAKQNYRGVYHFSPKEKWMNDPNGMVYFEGEYHLFFQHHPGGMTMGAMHWGHAVSKDLVTWEELPIALAPDELGMIFSGSAVVDWNNTTGFFEGKPGLVAIFTHHLDMPEGKPAIQRQSLAYSNDNGRTWTKYEGNPVLEHDTFIDFRDPKVFWNQDTNQWVMIVACGQTVCLYHSPDLINWTYASEFGDGIGSHDGVWECPDLFPLAIDGDHSNTKWVMLVSIGADPAFVEGSRTQYFTGDFDGEVFTPDEDSIKVRWIDYGRDNYAGVSWSDIPAEDGRRLFIGWMSNWMYANKTPAEEFRGAMTIARELQLESRQGEILLVQKPVQELESARVQVLSVKEATVQEINTLLKEIHLESYEIIAEFTRGKSVGFKVRVGADSQTIIGINGETEELYVDRMASGQHDFHEHFVGHHSAKLEALDESNDLRIFVDRSSVEAFSNGGQAVITDLIFPGLESKGIAVFAENENDLLISLDIYELTPSAEQDKN, encoded by the coding sequence ATGTCTACGATTGCGAAACAAAATTACCGAGGTGTGTATCATTTTTCCCCTAAGGAAAAGTGGATGAACGATCCAAACGGAATGGTTTATTTTGAGGGTGAATATCATTTGTTCTTTCAGCACCATCCGGGTGGAATGACCATGGGAGCTATGCACTGGGGCCATGCGGTCAGCAAGGATCTTGTTACATGGGAGGAACTGCCTATCGCTCTCGCTCCAGATGAATTAGGTATGATTTTTTCCGGCAGTGCTGTAGTTGACTGGAATAATACGACTGGATTTTTTGAAGGTAAACCAGGTTTAGTAGCGATTTTTACGCATCATTTGGATATGCCAGAAGGCAAGCCAGCCATTCAGCGTCAAAGCTTGGCCTACAGTAATGATAACGGAAGAACCTGGACGAAGTATGAAGGAAACCCGGTACTTGAACATGATACATTCATTGATTTCCGTGACCCCAAAGTATTTTGGAATCAAGATACGAATCAATGGGTGATGATTGTAGCTTGTGGTCAAACGGTGTGTTTATATCATTCTCCTGATCTAATTAACTGGACGTATGCCAGCGAATTCGGAGACGGGATCGGTTCTCATGACGGGGTATGGGAATGCCCAGACTTGTTCCCGCTTGCTATTGATGGCGATCATTCGAACACGAAATGGGTGATGCTTGTGAGCATCGGTGCGGATCCCGCTTTTGTGGAAGGGTCAAGAACTCAGTATTTCACAGGGGATTTTGATGGAGAAGTGTTCACACCAGATGAAGATTCGATAAAAGTTCGCTGGATTGATTATGGAAGAGATAATTATGCAGGTGTAAGCTGGTCTGATATACCGGCTGAAGATGGAAGACGACTATTTATCGGCTGGATGAGCAACTGGATGTATGCTAATAAGACGCCGGCAGAAGAATTCCGCGGCGCGATGACGATTGCAAGGGAGCTTCAACTCGAATCAAGACAAGGGGAGATCCTTCTTGTGCAGAAGCCGGTCCAAGAGTTGGAATCTGCTCGTGTACAAGTCCTTTCTGTGAAAGAGGCAACGGTGCAAGAAATCAATACTCTTCTTAAGGAGATTCACTTGGAATCTTATGAGATTATAGCTGAGTTCACTCGAGGTAAATCTGTAGGCTTCAAAGTAAGAGTAGGTGCGGATAGTCAAACAATAATCGGTATTAACGGTGAGACAGAGGAGCTTTATGTAGATCGGATGGCTTCAGGTCAGCATGATTTCCACGAACATTTCGTAGGACATCATTCAGCCAAGCTCGAAGCGCTTGATGAGTCAAATGATCTCCGTATTTTTGTGGATCGCTCTTCAGTTGAGGCGTTCAGTAATGGGGGTCAGGCAGTGATTACGGATCTTATATTCCCTGGACTAGAATCTAAAGGTATAGCTGTGTTTGCAGAAAATGAGAATGACTTGCTGATTTCCCTGGATATCTATGAGCTTACTCCCTCTGCTGAGCAAGACAAGAATTAG
- a CDS encoding ROK family protein, which produces MRIGAIEAGGTKFICGIGNENGEIEDQISFPTEHPEVTLPKVIQYFQGKQVEAIGIGSFGPIDIHTDSPTYGYVTTTPKPGWGNYDMLGTLKKNFSVPFGWDTDVNAAAFGEAKWGAAQGLSSCLYYTVGTGVGVGVYSEGKLIHGLVHPEGGHVLTRRHPDDVFPGGCPYHGDCLEGMAAGPAIEARWGKKGHELPMDHLAWEMEAFYIAQSITGAILLNSPQKIILGGGVMQQSQLFPLIRQAVLQNLNGYVSSSTILEHIDEYIVPPGLGQQAGLCGALALGLTALESQISAQL; this is translated from the coding sequence ATGCGTATAGGAGCGATTGAAGCTGGCGGGACGAAGTTTATATGTGGCATTGGGAATGAAAATGGGGAAATTGAAGATCAGATTAGTTTCCCAACAGAACATCCTGAGGTGACGTTGCCCAAAGTTATTCAATATTTTCAAGGCAAGCAAGTAGAAGCTATCGGAATTGGATCGTTTGGTCCGATTGATATTCACACAGACAGCCCGACGTATGGTTACGTTACAACAACACCAAAGCCAGGGTGGGGAAATTACGATATGCTGGGCACTTTGAAAAAAAACTTTTCGGTTCCCTTTGGCTGGGACACGGACGTCAATGCAGCGGCATTTGGTGAAGCCAAATGGGGCGCTGCCCAAGGGCTGTCCAGCTGTTTGTACTATACAGTTGGCACGGGTGTTGGTGTGGGAGTGTATTCGGAAGGCAAACTCATTCATGGTCTTGTGCATCCTGAAGGGGGTCATGTTCTTACGAGACGACATCCTGACGATGTATTCCCAGGGGGATGTCCCTATCATGGGGACTGCTTAGAAGGGATGGCGGCAGGTCCTGCTATTGAAGCAAGGTGGGGGAAGAAGGGCCATGAACTTCCTATGGATCACCTTGCATGGGAAATGGAAGCATTTTATATTGCACAGTCGATTACGGGTGCTATATTGCTTAACTCTCCTCAGAAAATCATTCTGGGTGGTGGTGTTATGCAGCAGTCACAATTGTTTCCACTGATCCGTCAGGCTGTGCTTCAAAACCTGAACGGCTATGTCAGCTCAAGTACTATTTTGGAACACATAGATGAGTATATCGTTCCACCAGGACTAGGCCAACAGGCGGGATTATGCGGTGCTCTGGCTCTTGGACTCACAGCACTGGAAAGTCAGATTTCTGCTCAATTGTAA
- a CDS encoding GH32 C-terminal domain-containing protein, which produces MKYKGKVALCFLMATGLVMTSAGIYVVNPGTGWAALADQEVSKQAKEGLAIFESVTKTNTNMTGWQIKGKGNLVDTPEGILLTSDPKENVMAISETMSEDFIYEADVMIKDMEADATLLFRSNEDGWGSYMLQIVPNAGMIRLRDASDGEGKLKEERKVTVKAGEIYHLKVKAVGSSLKVYWDNAYKPVIEVQDNAYRTGKLGLNVWDGSVLFQNIIVSDLKGNLGAVVTNQGQWQPNINGKKGMVVNQSKSQQIYNKQAADFVYEGNISLRPDSVAALAFRSSADGTKGYEAALKKEGNQVRVSLTKANGTTIASSQQTYPSQTAAKHHVEIKAKGNRIQVFLDGYTPAAIDLTDKTYTDGYAGIVVKQGTAYFQDTYVTDASSYYNEKYRPQYHYTPIRGSASDPNGLVYFEGEYHLFHQDGGTWAHSVSKDMLNWKRLPIALPWNDHGHVWSGSAVADLTNASGLFGDSGGKGLIAYYTSYNPDGPNGNQRIGLAYSKDQGRTWEYSKARPVVIENPGDNGDEPGGWDFRDPKVIRDNDNNRWVMVVSGGDHIRFFTSTNLLDWTLTDSWGYGDYVRGGVWECPDLLQLSVDGTSQKKWVLMISTGANSKTGGSDAEYFVGHLTAEGKFVNDNPAGKVLRTDFGKEFYASMSFSNMPDHRSVMMAWMTNWDYPFAFPTTNWKGVLSIPREVSLVTTKDGIQLAQSPIKELESLRSQLYSTANKVVSPSSQNLLKGVTSGACEIEAEVEIPAGSQVNEFGFNVRVGGNQKTVVGYKPSESQIFVDRSASGLTDFSSLFNTRHEAPMQTENKRVKMRILVDESSLEVFGNNGKVVFSDVIFPDPASRALSFYTKGGNVKVVSLKVNRLGSVWNQDSNSATKIMMDTNDRELSKGQSDKLLAMVENGTGNGAQPLKWNSSNKDVVELNMADNSQATIVGKKEGESIITVSTPNGKTSTSVLVKVTDGEFHTNLGGWTKDLSAASWVISENGIRGKYLSDANYIAEKQAGDFTYEADMMLGKSGGAGSMLFRASEDGRSGYYLNLDPNMKSVRLFYKIEGRFEERQILAKVPTFIQPGQTYKVKIEAKGPHIVVYVDGQKVIDLQDGTFAEGRFGLHVFGGYVSYQNVNVSGETPANLTTSSLVNAKLQKSLYTANLANGEAVTLKDANDSTDQKWVFVPTGDDVGSYSIRTTAGQALDLDTGKNKIQLYPYLGYNNQRWILHKNDDGTVSIISAHHKKALEVSADGTTLSLSELDPTLDRQKWVITN; this is translated from the coding sequence ATGAAATATAAAGGAAAAGTCGCATTATGCTTTCTTATGGCAACAGGGCTTGTTATGACTTCAGCAGGCATTTATGTAGTAAATCCCGGGACTGGATGGGCTGCGCTCGCTGATCAGGAGGTAAGCAAACAAGCTAAGGAGGGACTCGCTATTTTTGAAAGCGTAACCAAAACGAATACGAACATGACAGGTTGGCAAATAAAAGGAAAAGGTAACTTGGTGGATACTCCTGAAGGAATCTTACTGACTTCCGATCCAAAAGAAAATGTAATGGCAATCTCCGAAACGATGTCAGAGGATTTTATCTATGAAGCTGACGTCATGATTAAGGATATGGAAGCTGATGCGACCTTATTGTTCCGTTCTAATGAAGATGGCTGGGGTTCCTACATGCTCCAAATTGTTCCGAATGCAGGTATGATCCGCTTACGAGACGCAAGTGATGGTGAAGGGAAATTAAAAGAGGAGCGGAAGGTTACAGTCAAGGCAGGCGAAATCTATCATCTCAAGGTGAAAGCAGTGGGTTCATCACTGAAAGTATATTGGGACAATGCATATAAACCTGTGATTGAGGTTCAGGATAACGCGTATCGTACAGGTAAGCTAGGACTCAATGTATGGGATGGTTCTGTTTTGTTCCAAAACATAATCGTAAGCGACCTGAAAGGAAATTTGGGTGCTGTGGTTACAAATCAAGGACAATGGCAGCCTAATATCAACGGCAAAAAAGGAATGGTAGTAAACCAGAGTAAGTCACAGCAAATTTATAACAAACAAGCTGCTGATTTTGTATATGAAGGAAATATATCTCTTCGTCCTGATTCTGTTGCAGCGCTCGCCTTTCGTTCATCGGCTGATGGAACAAAGGGATATGAAGCAGCCCTTAAGAAGGAAGGAAATCAGGTTCGTGTAAGTCTGACGAAAGCTAACGGAACAACCATTGCAAGTTCACAGCAGACCTATCCAAGTCAGACAGCAGCAAAACATCACGTAGAGATAAAAGCGAAGGGAAACAGAATTCAGGTCTTTCTAGACGGATACACCCCGGCCGCGATCGATCTAACAGATAAAACCTACACCGATGGATATGCAGGTATCGTCGTTAAACAAGGAACGGCATACTTCCAGGATACTTATGTGACGGATGCTAGCAGTTATTATAATGAAAAATATCGTCCTCAATATCACTATACGCCAATTCGTGGTTCTGCAAGTGATCCGAATGGACTGGTCTACTTCGAAGGAGAATATCATCTATTCCATCAGGACGGAGGCACATGGGCACATTCTGTCAGTAAAGATATGCTGAACTGGAAGCGGCTTCCGATTGCGCTGCCGTGGAACGATCATGGACATGTCTGGTCTGGATCGGCTGTGGCAGATTTGACGAATGCATCAGGTTTGTTCGGGGATTCAGGAGGTAAGGGGCTAATTGCATATTACACTTCCTATAATCCCGATGGACCGAATGGGAATCAGCGTATCGGTCTTGCATACAGCAAGGATCAAGGTCGTACTTGGGAATATTCCAAGGCGCGTCCAGTGGTTATCGAGAATCCAGGCGATAATGGAGATGAGCCTGGAGGTTGGGATTTCCGTGATCCGAAAGTTATTCGTGATAACGACAATAACAGGTGGGTAATGGTTGTATCCGGTGGAGATCATATTCGTTTCTTTACTTCAACGAATCTACTTGATTGGACCCTGACAGATAGTTGGGGATACGGGGACTATGTTCGCGGCGGTGTATGGGAATGTCCGGATTTGCTTCAGCTTTCGGTAGACGGAACATCACAGAAAAAATGGGTTCTGATGATTAGTACAGGAGCGAATTCAAAAACAGGCGGATCAGATGCTGAATATTTTGTAGGTCATTTAACAGCGGAAGGTAAATTCGTAAATGATAATCCGGCAGGCAAAGTATTGCGAACTGATTTTGGGAAAGAATTCTACGCATCAATGTCTTTTTCTAACATGCCAGATCATCGCAGTGTAATGATGGCTTGGATGACAAACTGGGACTATCCATTTGCTTTCCCGACTACCAATTGGAAAGGCGTACTGTCAATCCCAAGGGAAGTCTCATTAGTAACGACTAAAGATGGGATTCAGCTCGCCCAAAGCCCAATCAAGGAGTTAGAATCGTTACGTAGTCAGCTGTATTCTACAGCTAATAAAGTGGTGAGTCCTTCTTCTCAGAACCTACTGAAAGGCGTTACTTCTGGTGCGTGCGAGATTGAAGCTGAAGTAGAAATTCCTGCAGGCAGTCAGGTCAATGAATTTGGCTTTAACGTTCGTGTAGGTGGAAATCAGAAAACGGTAGTTGGATATAAACCTAGTGAGAGTCAGATTTTCGTGGATCGGTCTGCATCTGGTTTGACGGATTTTTCGAGTTTATTTAATACAAGACATGAAGCGCCAATGCAAACGGAGAATAAGCGTGTTAAGATGCGTATCCTTGTAGACGAGTCTTCTCTTGAGGTTTTTGGTAACAACGGTAAAGTTGTTTTCTCTGATGTCATTTTTCCGGATCCAGCTAGCAGAGCTTTGAGCTTTTACACCAAAGGAGGCAACGTAAAAGTCGTATCTCTGAAGGTGAATCGGTTAGGCTCTGTATGGAATCAGGATTCCAATTCCGCTACCAAGATAATGATGGATACAAATGATCGGGAATTGAGCAAGGGGCAAAGCGACAAACTCTTGGCAATGGTAGAGAATGGAACAGGGAATGGTGCACAGCCGCTGAAATGGAATTCCAGTAACAAAGATGTAGTTGAACTAAACATGGCAGATAACTCACAGGCAACCATTGTAGGTAAAAAAGAAGGCGAGTCTATCATTACTGTCTCTACTCCAAATGGGAAGACATCAACAAGCGTATTAGTTAAGGTAACTGATGGTGAATTTCATACGAACTTAGGTGGATGGACTAAAGATCTTTCTGCAGCCTCTTGGGTCATTAGTGAAAATGGAATTCGTGGAAAGTACTTGAGTGACGCGAATTATATCGCAGAGAAGCAGGCTGGAGACTTTACTTATGAAGCAGATATGATGTTAGGGAAATCCGGGGGAGCAGGCTCTATGTTGTTCCGAGCCAGCGAAGATGGGCGCAGCGGATACTACTTAAATCTGGATCCGAATATGAAGTCCGTACGTCTCTTTTATAAAATCGAAGGCCGTTTTGAAGAGCGTCAAATACTGGCGAAAGTTCCGACGTTCATTCAGCCGGGTCAAACCTATAAAGTAAAAATCGAAGCGAAGGGCCCGCATATTGTAGTTTATGTGGACGGGCAGAAAGTGATCGACCTCCAGGATGGCACATTTGCAGAAGGTCGCTTTGGATTACATGTATTTGGTGGATATGTTTCATATCAGAACGTTAACGTGAGCGGAGAAACACCTGCCAACTTGACCACATCCAGTCTAGTAAATGCAAAACTACAGAAATCTCTCTATACAGCAAATCTTGCAAATGGTGAAGCTGTTACCCTGAAGGATGCGAATGATTCTACGGATCAGAAGTGGGTATTCGTGCCGACGGGGGATGATGTAGGTTCCTATTCCATTCGTACAACAGCCGGTCAGGCGCTTGATCTCGACACAGGGAAAAATAAAATTCAGTTGTACCCTTATCTCGGATATAACAATCAGCGTTGGATTCTTCACAAAAATGATGATGGTACCGTAAGTATTATTTCTGCTCATCATAAGAAAGCACTGGAAGTATCAGCGGATGGAACGACGCTGTCTCTAAGCGAGCTTGATCCTACTCTTGATCGACAAAAGTGGGTAATTACGAATTAA
- a CDS encoding ATP-binding protein, producing MSYRENALRSSLILAVPIILDRHYHSITMKNIESVWFVETHKELLDSSLSTILMSMIEALFLDSFDFDQYLTLVEKEGFEQGVFTTEIFGDHFDILLEMSKDLNLTAQNIMFKIIEEIVDGSTNRLLFYNRLMECNWTRFTGFAQGYLSNKNQQIDHLHEQKIAVMGQMAAGMAHEIRNPLASIKGFAQLVNNRLYEPEIKADELRAYLDITINEIDALNGLVTDFLVLARKGDSTKNNGVIFNVIEVIHRVNNIVNQLILSDDIILSVEYSQEEVLTYGSASQLEQVILNILKNSIDSFTAFRGRIDITVTTDAETNEIILIFKDDGEGIPHDKLKRIFDPFFTTKQKGTGIGLSICKQLIELYGGQIKVDSEVQVGTSVMVFLPWVIDYNIN from the coding sequence ATGTCTTACAGAGAAAATGCATTGCGTTCGTCATTAATCCTAGCTGTTCCAATCATTTTAGACAGGCATTATCATTCTATAACTATGAAAAATATCGAATCCGTCTGGTTTGTAGAGACGCATAAGGAATTGTTAGATTCATCACTCAGTACGATATTAATGAGTATGATCGAAGCATTGTTCTTGGATTCTTTTGATTTCGATCAGTACCTAACACTAGTAGAAAAAGAAGGGTTTGAGCAAGGGGTTTTTACTACAGAAATATTCGGTGATCATTTTGATATCTTACTTGAAATGAGCAAGGATTTAAACTTAACCGCTCAGAATATTATGTTTAAGATTATTGAAGAGATTGTAGATGGTTCCACGAATCGATTGCTTTTTTATAATCGTTTAATGGAATGCAACTGGACCCGGTTTACTGGCTTTGCACAAGGGTATTTGTCTAATAAAAATCAACAGATTGACCATTTACATGAACAAAAAATTGCTGTTATGGGACAAATGGCAGCAGGTATGGCGCATGAAATACGGAATCCGCTTGCTTCTATTAAAGGATTTGCTCAGCTAGTGAATAACAGGCTATATGAACCGGAGATCAAGGCGGATGAATTGCGTGCTTATCTGGATATAACCATCAATGAGATTGATGCGCTGAATGGATTAGTAACGGACTTCCTAGTATTGGCTCGAAAAGGTGATAGTACGAAGAATAACGGCGTAATATTTAACGTTATTGAGGTTATACATAGAGTTAATAACATTGTAAATCAACTCATACTTAGTGATGATATTATTCTTTCCGTGGAGTATTCTCAAGAAGAAGTACTAACGTATGGAAGTGCCTCCCAGCTAGAGCAGGTAATCCTGAATATCTTGAAAAATAGTATTGATTCATTCACAGCGTTTAGAGGCCGAATAGATATTACAGTTACAACCGATGCGGAGACTAACGAAATTATACTTATTTTTAAAGACGATGGAGAGGGGATTCCGCACGATAAATTAAAACGAATATTTGACCCTTTCTTTACAACCAAGCAAAAAGGGACAGGAATTGGATTATCGATTTGTAAACAATTAATAGAATTGTACGGGGGGCAAATTAAAGTGGATTCAGAAGTTCAGGTAGGGACTAGCGTGATGGTTTTTCTGCCTTGGGTAATTGATTATAATATAAACTGA
- a CDS encoding ATP-dependent DNA helicase yields MYDRFPRIGLKERIGQQDMSLDIADAYINGQNAMIEAGVGIGKSFAYLIPSLLINQVSRQPIIIATSSIQLSEQIHKDLRFIGSRLGFTSVRSVVGKGMGQYACRYRAVDLLHPDDLSSPLSALAQRIVDYDIDERADIKGGVSDAVWSNVCVNDCKFERCHYKSTCSFYEMRAKINTDASDMDFIIVNQDLLIRDLIKKKEGTKGLITERPALIVIDEAHNLEAKVRDARTLEFTYRGTCRILDDTLQILFKQSADNGLMPQFKFLKRCVGHIFKQVEADLLQTAKQDNDRIKVPEITGIPLKRGAQVLKEFSLSLSVLTSKHEREIDNLFEAMNGLIDLFDVLAGVQDNYLIWGSNAKREATISICPKGISQFLRFSLFNGKTSVILTSATMCQSGETLEEQYAYLTQSLGYKGDYMERQASPFDYDNHTMMYIAKDIPYYNHQNKVGYLEAAYKEMLRLCNLTDGRTLVLFSAKEDMKYIHNKLTSEKLAWAVHVQREGSSQDGVIAEFRGSKGVLLSTGVFWEGVNIEGSDLSQLIIFRLPFPVPSDPVYEYKASLAKDPLNDVFVPDMLLRLRQGTGRLIRSETDLGVLSILDSRLSAAAKKDYRDKALESLPFKRVTEDFSVLGKFVKEKRIQLSDK; encoded by the coding sequence ATGTATGATAGATTCCCCAGGATTGGACTTAAAGAGCGGATCGGCCAGCAAGATATGTCTCTGGATATCGCTGATGCTTATATTAATGGTCAAAATGCGATGATTGAAGCTGGAGTCGGCATCGGTAAGTCTTTTGCTTACCTTATTCCCAGCCTGCTTATTAACCAGGTCTCAAGGCAACCGATCATTATTGCAACCTCCTCCATACAACTTTCAGAACAGATACATAAAGATCTGAGATTCATCGGAAGCCGGCTCGGATTTACATCGGTTCGCTCCGTAGTCGGAAAAGGCATGGGACAGTATGCTTGCCGGTACAGGGCAGTAGACCTGTTACACCCTGATGATTTAAGTTCTCCTCTGTCTGCCCTTGCCCAGCGTATTGTGGATTATGACATTGATGAGAGAGCAGATATTAAGGGTGGGGTTAGTGATGCAGTATGGTCTAATGTCTGTGTGAATGATTGTAAATTTGAACGATGCCATTATAAAAGTACATGTTCTTTTTACGAGATGAGAGCGAAGATTAACACCGACGCCAGCGACATGGATTTTATTATCGTCAACCAGGACCTGCTCATCCGTGATTTGATCAAGAAGAAAGAAGGAACGAAGGGATTAATCACTGAGAGGCCAGCTCTGATCGTAATTGATGAAGCTCATAATCTGGAAGCAAAGGTTAGAGATGCTAGAACGCTCGAGTTTACATATCGGGGAACCTGCCGTATTCTAGATGACACCTTACAGATTCTCTTCAAGCAATCCGCAGATAACGGCCTTATGCCGCAATTTAAATTTTTAAAAAGATGTGTGGGTCATATTTTCAAACAGGTAGAGGCGGATTTGCTGCAAACTGCCAAGCAGGATAATGACCGGATAAAAGTGCCGGAGATCACAGGGATTCCGTTAAAGCGGGGGGCTCAGGTTTTGAAAGAGTTTAGTCTCAGCTTATCCGTCTTAACTTCCAAGCATGAGCGAGAGATCGATAATCTTTTTGAAGCTATGAACGGACTTATAGATCTCTTTGATGTGCTCGCCGGAGTCCAGGATAACTACCTGATCTGGGGAAGCAATGCCAAGCGTGAGGCCACTATTAGTATCTGTCCTAAAGGTATAAGCCAGTTCCTAAGATTTAGCTTATTTAACGGAAAGACATCTGTTATTTTAACGTCAGCAACCATGTGCCAAAGCGGAGAAACACTAGAGGAGCAATATGCATATCTGACGCAATCCCTCGGTTACAAGGGAGATTATATGGAGCGCCAGGCTTCGCCGTTTGATTATGACAACCACACCATGATGTATATTGCCAAGGACATCCCTTACTACAACCATCAGAATAAGGTAGGTTATCTTGAAGCGGCATACAAGGAAATGCTGAGGCTCTGCAATTTAACGGACGGGCGGACATTGGTTCTTTTTTCAGCGAAGGAAGATATGAAGTACATTCATAATAAGTTAACATCCGAGAAGCTTGCATGGGCGGTGCATGTTCAAAGAGAAGGATCATCTCAAGATGGGGTGATCGCTGAATTCCGTGGCAGTAAAGGTGTCCTTCTTAGTACTGGTGTATTCTGGGAAGGCGTAAATATCGAAGGTTCTGATTTGTCGCAGTTAATTATTTTCCGTCTGCCCTTCCCTGTTCCTTCCGATCCTGTCTATGAATATAAGGCATCTTTGGCGAAGGATCCCTTAAATGACGTTTTTGTACCGGACATGCTGCTTCGGTTAAGACAAGGAACCGGGCGACTGATCCGTAGTGAGACTGACCTTGGTGTACTCAGCATACTTGATTCCCGTCTGTCCGCTGCTGCGAAAAAGGATTACCGGGATAAGGCACTGGAATCTTTACCCTTTAAAAGGGTTACCGAGGACTTTAGCGTTCTGGGGAAGTTTGTAAAAGAAAAAAGGATACAGCTTAGTGACAAGTAA
- a CDS encoding ROK family protein has product MRIANANLMKEINLNNVRQVMKRVTTATKPQLASLTKLSVVTVNSLVKELHELGELFEDLTVPSNGGRPAQTYRYNYNFSLALVMYLKEKEGQVLISATVVNLENEILAKDEHIIPVFERQFIYDIIGNSVALYPSIKVIGLGIPGQAVNGEIKVSSHHELTGSRMIQEIEHQFGLPILVENDVNAAVSGYCMKQGEDEKQYLLGLYFPTRYPPGMGIYLNGKILKGNQGMSGEIKFLPDMPDWSLEMVKDTFIDTICRIIQTVNAVLAPDKIVIYQDKVETEIWTPAWEAYQLQHPMPIYPQIVFQNTFQEDFEAGLRWLTLKSLEPDLPELR; this is encoded by the coding sequence ATGAGAATAGCAAACGCCAACTTAATGAAGGAAATCAACCTTAACAACGTGCGTCAAGTGATGAAACGTGTAACAACTGCCACCAAACCCCAGCTGGCATCACTGACCAAACTGAGCGTCGTAACAGTAAACTCATTAGTCAAGGAGCTGCACGAGTTAGGTGAGCTGTTTGAAGATTTGACTGTGCCATCAAACGGCGGTAGACCTGCACAAACTTATCGCTACAATTACAACTTCAGCCTCGCGCTGGTCATGTACCTGAAGGAAAAAGAGGGGCAGGTGCTGATTTCCGCCACCGTCGTGAATCTGGAGAACGAGATTCTGGCGAAGGATGAACATATTATTCCAGTCTTTGAAAGACAATTTATCTATGATATTATTGGAAATTCTGTGGCCTTGTATCCTTCCATAAAGGTAATTGGCTTAGGCATTCCGGGACAGGCTGTTAACGGCGAGATTAAAGTCAGTAGCCACCATGAGCTGACTGGCTCACGGATGATTCAGGAGATCGAGCATCAATTTGGGCTGCCTATTTTGGTTGAGAATGATGTTAATGCAGCTGTCAGCGGATATTGTATGAAGCAGGGGGAAGATGAGAAGCAGTACTTGCTTGGTCTCTACTTTCCGACTAGGTACCCGCCTGGTATGGGAATCTATCTGAATGGAAAGATTCTCAAAGGCAATCAGGGTATGTCAGGGGAGATAAAATTCCTTCCAGATATGCCCGACTGGAGTCTCGAGATGGTCAAGGACACATTCATCGATACGATCTGCCGAATCATCCAAACCGTGAATGCCGTCCTTGCTCCGGACAAAATTGTAATCTATCAGGACAAGGTGGAAACAGAGATCTGGACACCTGCCTGGGAAGCTTATCAACTTCAGCATCCTATGCCAATTTATCCACAGATCGTTTTTCAAAATACATTTCAAGAAGATTTCGAGGCCGGCTTGCGCTGGCTGACACTAAAGTCATTGGAGCCCGATTTGCCCGAGCTCCGTTGA